The Niastella koreensis GR20-10 genome includes a window with the following:
- a CDS encoding GntR family transcriptional regulator → MQFRESQAIYLQIADYVCEKILLKEWKVEERIPSVRELAVQLEVNPNTVMRTYEFLQQQEIIYNQRGIGYFVSPTAIKNAQTYRKNDFVEKDLPQVFRTMYLLGMDPEELKPRFEKFKKQHFA, encoded by the coding sequence ATGCAATTCAGAGAATCGCAAGCTATATACTTACAAATTGCGGATTATGTGTGCGAGAAGATCCTGCTAAAAGAATGGAAGGTGGAAGAACGGATTCCATCCGTTCGGGAACTGGCAGTGCAGTTAGAGGTGAACCCCAATACCGTAATGCGTACCTATGAATTTCTGCAACAACAGGAGATCATTTACAACCAGCGCGGCATCGGGTATTTTGTATCGCCCACTGCAATAAAGAATGCGCAAACCTATCGTAAAAACGACTTCGTGGAAAAAGACCTGCCGCAGGTTTTTCGTACGATGTACCTGCTGGGGATGGACCCCGAGGAGTTAAAACCCAGGTTTGAAAAATTCAAGAAACAACATTTTGCTTAA
- a CDS encoding M20 metallopeptidase family protein, whose translation MSTLQKKIQSLAKTYSVEFIDIRHHLHAHPELSYQEFETSRFVQHKLTEFGIPFTVMAGTGVVGLIKGKNPEKKVVALRADMDALPITEQNDVPYKSKNEGVMHACGHDVHTTCLLGAAKILQELKDEWEGTVKLIFQPGEERNPGGASILIKEGVLENPKPQGIFGLHVHPQLEIGKLSFRGGQVMASADEIYITIKGKGGHAAAPHLTVDTVLVASHLIVSLQQIISRNNNPLSPSVLSICSIQGGHTTNVIPSEVKLMGTFRALNEEWRFKAHELIRKLATELVHSMGAEIDLHIDVGYPTVYNNEELNKTARSLAEQYMGKEQVETTEVRMGAEDFGYYTTHIPGCFYRLGVMNVAKGITSGVHTPTFNIDENAIETGMGMMAWLGSSTTF comes from the coding sequence ATGAGCACTTTACAGAAGAAGATCCAAAGCCTGGCAAAAACATACTCTGTTGAGTTTATAGATATTCGCCATCATTTACATGCACATCCTGAATTAAGTTACCAGGAATTCGAGACCTCGCGTTTCGTTCAACATAAATTAACTGAATTTGGCATCCCCTTTACCGTTATGGCCGGCACCGGTGTGGTGGGTTTAATAAAAGGAAAGAACCCTGAGAAGAAAGTGGTTGCCCTGCGGGCCGATATGGATGCGCTCCCCATTACCGAACAAAATGATGTTCCTTATAAATCAAAGAACGAAGGTGTAATGCATGCCTGCGGGCACGATGTGCATACGACCTGTTTACTGGGCGCCGCCAAAATTTTACAGGAGTTAAAAGATGAGTGGGAAGGAACCGTAAAACTGATCTTTCAACCCGGTGAAGAAAGAAATCCCGGTGGCGCCAGCATCCTTATCAAAGAAGGCGTGCTGGAAAATCCAAAACCACAGGGCATCTTTGGCCTACACGTACATCCCCAACTGGAAATTGGTAAACTGAGCTTTCGCGGCGGACAGGTAATGGCCAGCGCCGATGAAATATACATCACCATCAAGGGTAAAGGCGGGCATGCGGCTGCACCGCATTTAACCGTTGATACTGTTCTGGTAGCCTCTCATCTTATTGTTAGCCTGCAACAGATCATCAGCCGTAACAACAACCCGTTATCGCCTTCGGTACTGTCTATCTGTTCAATCCAGGGCGGGCATACCACCAACGTAATCCCCAGCGAAGTGAAGCTGATGGGCACCTTCAGGGCACTTAATGAAGAATGGCGTTTTAAAGCACATGAGCTTATCCGCAAACTGGCTACCGAACTGGTGCATAGCATGGGCGCAGAAATTGATCTGCATATAGATGTAGGTTACCCTACTGTTTATAATAATGAAGAACTGAATAAAACCGCCCGTTCACTGGCCGAACAATACATGGGTAAAGAACAGGTGGAAACTACCGAAGTGCGTATGGGCGCAGAAGATTTTGGCTATTATACCACCCACATCCCCGGTTGCTTTTACCGGTTAGGTGTAATGAATGTAGCTAAGGGTATTACATCAGGCGTGCATACGCCTACTTTTAATATAGACGAGAATGCTATTGAAACCGGCATGGGTATGATGGCCTGGTTAGGTAGCAGTACAACGTTTTAA
- a CDS encoding type II toxin-antitoxin system RelE/ParE family toxin, which produces MPYKLVYFDEVKQDIKEAKEWYRLQLKGLEKRFAQDIKTTILRLKERPTVHAIRYKNVRIAHPDIFPYAIHFYIDESSQTIVITAITHNSRNPIFSQKRT; this is translated from the coding sequence ATGCCTTATAAACTAGTTTACTTTGATGAAGTAAAACAAGATATAAAAGAGGCTAAAGAATGGTATCGTTTACAGTTAAAAGGATTAGAGAAACGCTTTGCACAAGACATCAAAACAACTATTCTACGCCTGAAAGAAAGGCCCACTGTGCACGCCATTCGTTATAAAAACGTTCGAATCGCCCATCCTGATATTTTTCCCTACGCTATCCATTTTTACATTGATGAGTCTTCACAAACTATTGTTATAACAGCTATTACACATAATAGCAGAAATCCCATTTTTTCTCAAAAAAGAACTTAG
- a CDS encoding addiction module protein yields MNFEIMAVNYVSDNSGYTIAVQISIEDWKRIKDKYPDVDELDGPLPEWQKQLIDQRLAAIEQNPDRLRPIDELFSELDKED; encoded by the coding sequence TTGAATTTTGAGATTATGGCAGTAAATTATGTTTCGGATAATAGCGGTTATACTATTGCTGTACAAATTTCCATTGAAGACTGGAAACGGATAAAGGATAAATATCCTGATGTGGACGAGTTAGATGGTCCACTTCCAGAATGGCAAAAACAATTAATTGATCAGCGATTGGCAGCAATTGAGCAAAATCCTGACAGGTTAAGGCCTATTGATGAATTGTTTTCAGAATTAGATAAAGAAGATTAA
- the deoC gene encoding deoxyribose-phosphate aldolase: MNIAQYIDHTLLKPATTIHELKKLCEEAIQHKFYAVCVPPPLVKNARGILVNSGVKTATVIGFPFGYSVARAKLVEAQQALQDGADELDVVINLIALKSKAWQYLELEMEAIVEEAHAQNRLVKVIIESGILTDEEIIKCCEIYAKCGVDFLKTSTGYAEKGATIEAVQLMRAHLPSTIKIKASGGIRTYEAAEQYIKAGANRLGTSSGVAIVTGAPQNGTSGY; encoded by the coding sequence ATGAACATCGCACAATATATCGACCACACCCTGCTAAAACCTGCAACCACCATACATGAGCTTAAAAAGCTATGCGAGGAAGCGATCCAGCATAAATTTTACGCGGTGTGTGTGCCGCCACCGCTGGTGAAAAACGCCAGGGGAATTTTGGTTAACAGTGGGGTAAAAACGGCTACGGTCATAGGCTTTCCGTTTGGTTATTCTGTTGCCCGCGCCAAACTGGTGGAAGCGCAGCAGGCCCTCCAGGACGGCGCCGATGAGCTGGATGTGGTGATAAACCTGATAGCGCTTAAAAGTAAGGCCTGGCAATACCTGGAGCTGGAAATGGAAGCCATTGTAGAAGAAGCCCATGCCCAAAACAGGCTGGTTAAAGTGATTATTGAAAGCGGGATCTTAACAGATGAAGAGATCATTAAATGTTGTGAAATATATGCCAAATGCGGGGTTGATTTTTTAAAAACCAGTACCGGTTATGCCGAAAAAGGCGCCACTATTGAGGCTGTGCAACTGATGCGGGCGCACCTGCCGTCTACTATTAAAATTAAGGCGTCTGGCGGTATACGCACCTATGAGGCGGCAGAACAATACATTAAAGCCGGGGCCAACCGGTTGGGAACCAGTTCGGGAGTAGCTATTGTGACAGGAGCGCCGCAAAATGGCACTTCGGGATACTAA
- a CDS encoding amidohydrolase family protein — protein sequence MRKYCFFPPGKIFFLLGLMFILHSTAMAQVTFPVNGVADPKVKCFAFTNATIVKDVQTTLTNATLVIREGKIVSAGTSVTIPKDAVVVNCSGKFIYPSFIDIYSDYGVAVPQRQGAPFDFRAPAQLTSNTKGVFGWNQAIRSEIDAAKLFITDDAKAEPLRSIGFGTVLTHQKDGIARGTGALVTLASEKENLVMLKEKASANYSFSKGTSTQSYPSSMMGTIALLRQTYLDAQWYKSNPAAEGVNLSLKSWNEIQSLPQIFDAGDKWNDLRADRIGDEFGVQYIIKGGGNEYQRIKDIAATKATYIISLNFPQAMDVEDPNEARFVSLGDMKHWELAPGNPAALEKASIPFCLTATELKDTKTFLTNLRKAFEYGLSESKALEALTKTPATVLGVYDKVGSLDAGKVASFLITTGEVFKEKTVILQNWVQGERYNVKDENWSSIMGQYTIQVKSAGNSNSYTLDVKSTTEANIIAKDTIKAKFNYDGKLVTISFATEKKPRAASIRLGGTVNGDVWNGNGVDAEGNTVLWWASFAKAGTPAPDTSRKKPLGMLGKVVYPFDGYGWDSLPQAETILIKNGTVWTNEKEGRLENTDVLIKNGKIAQIGKNLSEPGAKVIDATGKFVTPGIIDEHSHIAAASINEGAQSVTSEVRIADNLNPEDINIYRQLSGGVTSSHILHGSANTIGGQTQLIKLRWGVNDEELKFKGADPFIKFALGENVKRTTSQNNNRFPDTRMGVEEVLMDAFTRACEYEKGCRESAEAAAPKKKGPAVAVTTAPVRRDLELEALVEIMNKKRFITCHSYVQSEITSTMRVAERFNFRVNTFTHILEGYKVADKMKAHGANASTFSDWWAYKTEVQDAIPYNATLMQKVGLNVCINSDDAEMARRLNQEAAKSVKYGGMSEEDAFKMVTLNPAKALHVEEKVGSLKPGKDADVVVWSDNPLSIYAKAEQTIVDGTVYFDRTRDQELRKKIAAEKNRLVQKMLGEKRSGSPVQPATPSYQVILSCGDHDHHDGLITVDVDENDVN from the coding sequence ATGAGAAAGTACTGTTTCTTTCCTCCAGGGAAGATCTTTTTTCTGTTGGGCCTGATGTTCATACTGCATTCAACTGCCATGGCACAGGTAACCTTTCCCGTAAATGGCGTTGCAGATCCCAAAGTAAAATGTTTTGCATTCACCAATGCCACCATTGTAAAGGACGTACAAACCACGCTCACCAATGCCACGCTGGTCATTCGTGAGGGAAAAATAGTGTCGGCAGGTACTTCGGTAACCATCCCGAAAGATGCGGTGGTGGTCAATTGCAGCGGTAAATTTATTTACCCTTCCTTTATCGACATTTACAGCGACTATGGCGTGGCCGTTCCGCAACGGCAGGGAGCGCCATTCGATTTTCGCGCCCCGGCACAACTTACCTCCAATACCAAGGGCGTATTTGGCTGGAACCAGGCGATCAGAAGCGAGATCGATGCTGCCAAATTATTTATTACCGATGACGCCAAAGCCGAACCTTTACGCAGTATTGGGTTTGGAACTGTGTTAACGCACCAGAAAGACGGTATCGCGCGTGGTACCGGCGCACTGGTAACCCTTGCCAGTGAAAAGGAAAACCTGGTGATGCTGAAAGAAAAAGCTTCGGCGAATTATTCATTCAGCAAAGGCACTTCTACCCAAAGCTATCCATCCTCCATGATGGGAACTATTGCTTTACTTCGCCAGACTTACCTCGATGCGCAGTGGTATAAAAGTAATCCGGCTGCCGAAGGTGTTAACCTGTCGCTGAAAAGCTGGAACGAAATTCAATCGCTGCCACAAATATTCGATGCAGGCGATAAATGGAACGACCTGCGTGCCGATCGCATTGGGGATGAATTTGGCGTTCAATACATCATAAAAGGCGGTGGTAACGAATACCAACGGATAAAAGACATCGCAGCCACTAAAGCCACCTATATTATCTCATTGAACTTTCCGCAGGCCATGGATGTGGAAGACCCCAACGAAGCGCGGTTTGTTTCCCTGGGCGATATGAAACACTGGGAACTGGCGCCAGGCAATCCTGCTGCGCTGGAAAAAGCTTCCATTCCGTTTTGTTTAACCGCAACGGAACTGAAAGACACTAAAACCTTCCTTACCAATTTGCGCAAAGCATTTGAATATGGGTTAAGCGAATCCAAAGCACTGGAAGCCCTAACCAAAACGCCGGCTACTGTATTGGGCGTATACGATAAAGTAGGAAGCCTCGATGCCGGAAAAGTGGCCAGCTTTTTAATCACCACCGGTGAAGTGTTTAAAGAAAAAACAGTGATCCTGCAAAACTGGGTGCAGGGTGAACGATACAATGTAAAAGATGAGAACTGGTCGTCTATTATGGGGCAATATACCATCCAGGTAAAATCGGCCGGTAATAGCAATAGTTATACGCTGGATGTAAAAAGCACTACCGAGGCTAATATTATCGCCAAGGATACCATTAAGGCGAAATTCAATTATGATGGCAAACTGGTGACCATCAGCTTTGCCACAGAGAAAAAGCCACGGGCTGCTTCCATCCGGTTGGGCGGTACGGTAAATGGTGACGTGTGGAATGGAAATGGAGTAGATGCGGAAGGCAATACCGTATTGTGGTGGGCCAGCTTTGCAAAAGCAGGTACGCCTGCTCCTGATACCAGCCGCAAAAAGCCGCTGGGCATGCTGGGCAAAGTGGTATATCCGTTTGATGGATATGGCTGGGATTCCCTGCCACAAGCTGAAACGATCTTAATTAAGAACGGTACCGTTTGGACCAATGAAAAAGAAGGCCGGTTGGAGAATACCGATGTGTTGATAAAGAACGGAAAGATTGCCCAGATCGGTAAAAACCTGAGTGAACCCGGCGCCAAAGTAATTGACGCTACCGGTAAGTTTGTTACCCCGGGCATCATCGATGAACACTCACACATTGCGGCCGCTTCTATTAATGAAGGCGCACAATCAGTAACTTCTGAAGTACGGATTGCCGATAACCTGAATCCCGAAGACATAAACATCTATCGCCAGTTAAGTGGTGGTGTTACTTCTTCCCACATCCTGCATGGTTCTGCCAATACCATTGGCGGGCAAACCCAGTTAATAAAACTGCGCTGGGGTGTCAATGATGAAGAGTTGAAGTTCAAAGGAGCTGATCCCTTCATCAAGTTTGCGCTGGGTGAGAATGTAAAACGCACTACCTCCCAAAACAACAACCGCTTTCCCGACACCCGCATGGGGGTTGAAGAAGTGCTGATGGATGCCTTTACCCGCGCCTGCGAATATGAAAAAGGTTGCAGGGAATCGGCGGAGGCTGCGGCCCCCAAAAAGAAAGGTCCTGCCGTTGCAGTAACAACTGCGCCTGTACGCCGCGATCTGGAACTGGAAGCCCTGGTTGAGATCATGAATAAAAAGCGGTTTATTACCTGTCACTCCTATGTACAAAGCGAGATCACGTCTACCATGCGCGTGGCTGAGCGTTTCAATTTCCGGGTAAATACATTCACCCATATTCTGGAAGGTTATAAAGTGGCCGATAAAATGAAAGCGCATGGCGCCAACGCTTCTACTTTCAGCGATTGGTGGGCGTATAAAACCGAAGTACAGGATGCCATTCCCTACAACGCTACATTAATGCAAAAGGTAGGGTTGAATGTATGTATCAACTCGGACGATGCAGAAATGGCGCGCCGCCTGAACCAGGAAGCGGCCAAAAGCGTAAAATACGGCGGCATGTCCGAAGAGGATGCCTTTAAAATGGTAACCCTGAACCCGGCCAAAGCCCTGCATGTGGAAGAAAAAGTAGGCAGTTTAAAACCGGGTAAAGATGCCGATGTGGTGGTATGGAGCGATAACCCGTTAAGCATTTATGCAAAGGCCGAGCAAACCATCGTAGATGGTACTGTTTATTTTGACCGCACCCGCGACCAGGAGTTGCGTAAAAAGATCGCGGCTGAAAAAAACCGCCTTGTGCAGAAAATGCTTGGTGAAAAAAGAAGTGGCAGCCCGGTTCAACCGGCAACTCCCAGTTACCAGGTTATATTAAGCTGTGGCGATCATGACCACCATGATGGATTGATCACGGTTGATGTAGATGAAAATGATGTGAACTAA
- a CDS encoding amidohydrolase family protein → MKKLIILIHCLALLIPVQAQEDVYPAKSYAGKLFITNGTIHVGNGQVIENGSVVVDNGKITQVGANISVPADAKVVDAKGKQVYPGLILPVTDLGLHEIGNGVRGSNDYLELGEYNNSIRSIVAYNTDSKIINTLKANGILLAGVTPQGGVISGSSSVVQLDAWNWEDAAYKMDNGIHLNMPSFVSRPNRFAAFAGVPQQHTDPTKEALKRIDDIKDLFRQAKAYLQEPNHKETNLKFEALKGLFNKSQKLFVHADQVKQMLIAIDFVKEFGFDVVLVGASESFQIADLLKQNNIAVILSDEHALPAAEDDDVDQPFKTPAMLQKAGVLFALNDEHAESRYRNLAFNAGTAASYGLTREQALQAITLNSAKILGVDDKTGTLEAGKDANIVVSDGDILDMRTSIIQHAFIQGREVSLENKQKQLFERYKYKYELK, encoded by the coding sequence ATGAAAAAATTAATCATACTCATACACTGCCTGGCGTTGCTGATCCCGGTTCAGGCGCAGGAAGATGTATATCCGGCCAAATCGTATGCCGGGAAATTATTTATCACTAACGGTACCATACACGTGGGCAATGGCCAGGTTATAGAAAACGGTTCTGTTGTGGTAGATAACGGAAAAATTACCCAGGTAGGCGCTAATATCTCCGTGCCTGCCGATGCCAAAGTAGTAGATGCAAAAGGAAAACAGGTATATCCCGGTTTAATATTACCGGTTACAGATCTTGGTCTGCATGAAATTGGAAACGGCGTTAGGGGTTCCAACGATTACCTCGAACTGGGCGAATACAACAACAGTATCCGTTCCATTGTAGCCTACAATACCGATTCAAAGATCATCAACACCCTGAAAGCAAATGGTATTTTACTGGCGGGCGTTACACCGCAGGGGGGCGTTATCAGTGGTTCTTCTTCTGTTGTACAACTGGATGCCTGGAACTGGGAAGATGCGGCCTATAAAATGGACAATGGCATTCACCTGAACATGCCCTCCTTTGTAAGCCGACCCAACCGCTTTGCTGCATTTGCAGGGGTGCCTCAACAACATACCGACCCTACAAAAGAGGCCTTGAAAAGGATAGATGACATCAAGGACCTGTTTCGCCAGGCAAAAGCATACTTACAGGAACCAAACCATAAGGAAACCAACCTGAAGTTTGAAGCGTTGAAAGGACTGTTCAATAAAAGCCAGAAGTTGTTTGTTCATGCCGACCAGGTAAAGCAAATGCTGATAGCCATTGACTTTGTAAAAGAGTTTGGGTTTGATGTAGTATTGGTGGGCGCCAGTGAAAGCTTTCAAATTGCCGATTTGCTGAAACAAAACAATATTGCGGTGATCCTGTCTGATGAGCATGCATTACCTGCAGCTGAAGACGACGACGTTGACCAGCCTTTTAAAACACCCGCCATGCTGCAAAAGGCCGGCGTGCTGTTTGCGCTGAACGATGAACATGCCGAAAGCAGGTATCGCAACCTGGCCTTCAATGCCGGCACAGCTGCATCCTATGGGTTAACCAGGGAGCAGGCATTACAGGCTATTACGCTGAACTCAGCAAAGATCCTGGGTGTTGATGATAAAACGGGGACGCTGGAAGCAGGTAAAGATGCGAATATTGTAGTGAGCGATGGCGATATCCTCGACATGCGTACCAGCATTATTCAACACGCTTTTATCCAGGGCCGGGAAGTGAGTTTGGAGAACAAACAAAAGCAGTTGTTCGAGCGGTACAAGTATAAATATGAGCTGAAATAA
- a CDS encoding 3-keto-disaccharide hydrolase, with protein sequence MHTGSYLRNCILGFALIAIAACHSANKVQSGKTGWVKLFNGRDLNDWVVKINHHEVGDNFGNTFRVEDGMINVRYDQYGAYNEQFGHLYYKTPFSYYHLVVEYRFTGEWKKDAPEYTLLNSGIMFHSQDPHTMPKEQNWPISIEFQLLGGLGDGKPRPTGNMCSPGTNIVYNGVLDTRHCINSTSKTYDGDQWVRAELIVLGDSSITHIINGDTVMRYSKPQIGGGVVENYDPKIKQDGKILSSGFIALQSEGQPVDFRKVEIKELK encoded by the coding sequence ATGCATACAGGATCATACCTCCGCAACTGTATTTTAGGTTTTGCCCTCATAGCTATTGCAGCCTGTCACAGCGCCAATAAAGTTCAGTCTGGTAAAACAGGCTGGGTAAAACTATTTAATGGCCGCGATTTGAACGACTGGGTGGTAAAGATCAACCATCACGAAGTGGGAGATAACTTCGGAAATACATTCCGGGTAGAAGACGGTATGATAAACGTGCGCTATGATCAATATGGCGCTTATAACGAGCAGTTCGGTCACCTGTATTATAAAACGCCTTTCTCGTATTATCACCTGGTGGTTGAATACCGGTTTACGGGCGAATGGAAGAAAGATGCCCCTGAATATACATTACTCAACAGCGGTATTATGTTCCATTCGCAGGATCCGCATACCATGCCCAAAGAACAGAACTGGCCAATCTCAATCGAGTTTCAGTTATTAGGTGGTTTGGGTGATGGCAAGCCCCGGCCTACCGGCAATATGTGTTCGCCCGGAACCAATATTGTTTATAATGGCGTGCTGGATACGCGGCATTGTATTAATTCTACTTCCAAAACCTACGATGGCGATCAGTGGGTGCGTGCCGAACTGATCGTACTGGGCGATTCATCCATCACACACATCATAAATGGCGACACGGTAATGCGCTACTCCAAACCGCAGATAGGTGGGGGAGTGGTTGAAAACTATGATCCAAAGATCAAGCAGGATGGCAAGATCCTTTCTTCAGGTTTTATTGCCCTGCAGAGCGAAGGGCAACCAGTTGATTTTAGGAAAGTTGAGATAAAGGAGTTGAAATAA
- a CDS encoding methyltransferase family protein: MESPSNWKHLRDILLMPFTVTFIIPYLLYDSRDPFIPHTLTTKLIGWLIAVGGSALFVYTVFLFKMLGHGTLAPWEPTKKLIVEGPYRYCRNPMITGVFFMITGEGLMLYSTSVLAWAVAFFIINTLYFIFVEERSMLQRFGSDYLKYKKHVPRWIPRLRPFRLLNS, from the coding sequence ATGGAGTCGCCATCAAACTGGAAACACTTACGTGATATTCTTTTAATGCCTTTCACGGTAACATTTATTATTCCCTATCTGCTATATGATAGCAGGGACCCGTTCATACCGCATACATTAACCACCAAACTAATAGGCTGGTTAATAGCAGTGGGTGGTTCAGCCCTGTTTGTGTATACGGTGTTTCTTTTTAAAATGCTTGGCCATGGAACGCTGGCGCCCTGGGAACCTACCAAAAAGCTGATTGTGGAAGGTCCATACCGCTATTGCCGCAATCCCATGATCACCGGGGTGTTCTTTATGATAACAGGGGAAGGATTAATGCTGTATTCAACCAGCGTACTGGCCTGGGCAGTAGCCTTCTTTATCATCAATACCCTGTATTTTATTTTTGTAGAAGAACGCAGTATGCTGCAACGCTTTGGCAGCGATTATTTAAAGTATAAGAAACATGTACCCCGGTGGATACCGAGGTTGAGGCCGTTTAGATTGTTGAATTCGTAA
- a CDS encoding class I SAM-dependent methyltransferase — protein sequence MKADKASQTAQYMALFRALETTQPANKRLFVDPYAVSFLDGKLNWVARLSFLSFVRNYVQNTIHKKIPGALTSGIARTRYIDDLLQQTVQQNIQQVIILGAGFDTRALRLDYLSNIPVIEIDHPNTAQKKTSILKKTLGHLPNHIHYWQIDFNKESLQELAVREKLDFSIPTTIIWEGVTNYLNAQAIDSTFAFASQFAKGSCIIFTYVHQQVLDAPETFFGAQKLLKDLDAIEERWTFGFSPEKLSAYLQHYNFVLLEDSGASDYRDRYLPNRPEKGYEFYRVAFASKA from the coding sequence ATGAAAGCAGATAAGGCAAGCCAGACAGCGCAATACATGGCTTTATTCCGGGCACTTGAAACCACTCAACCTGCAAATAAACGGCTATTTGTTGATCCGTATGCAGTATCATTTTTGGATGGGAAATTAAACTGGGTTGCACGCCTCTCCTTTCTTTCATTCGTTCGTAATTACGTTCAAAACACTATACACAAAAAAATACCGGGCGCCCTAACCTCAGGCATCGCCCGCACCCGGTATATCGACGATCTGTTACAACAAACTGTTCAACAAAACATACAACAGGTAATAATACTGGGCGCCGGTTTTGATACCCGTGCGCTTCGGCTTGATTATTTATCAAACATTCCTGTTATTGAAATAGACCACCCCAACACTGCCCAGAAAAAAACCTCCATCCTGAAAAAAACACTGGGCCATCTTCCAAACCATATCCATTACTGGCAAATAGATTTTAACAAAGAAAGCCTGCAAGAGCTGGCGGTAAGGGAAAAGCTGGATTTTTCCATTCCAACCACCATCATCTGGGAAGGTGTTACCAATTATTTGAATGCACAGGCGATAGATAGTACCTTCGCTTTCGCCAGTCAGTTTGCCAAAGGTTCCTGCATTATCTTTACCTATGTACATCAACAGGTACTGGACGCGCCCGAAACCTTTTTTGGCGCTCAAAAACTGTTGAAAGACCTGGATGCCATTGAAGAACGCTGGACATTCGGGTTTAGTCCTGAAAAATTATCCGCCTACCTGCAACATTATAATTTCGTACTACTTGAAGACTCCGGAGCATCTGATTACCGCGATAGATACTTGCCCAATCGCCCTGAAAAGGGATATGAATTTTACAGAGTAGCATTTGCATCTAAAGCTTAA
- a CDS encoding phosphodiester glycosidase family protein, which yields MKPIRFTSLVLTILVILSVSLRTYAQTDKIISYIVDTKKQDLQLYWKDGKGQIIQNFDNLKNYVASKKKKLVFAMNGGMFQPDYTPCGLYIQQQQTIRPLVTASGSGNFFLKPNGVFYINNNNTAAICTTPDFSNDKKQVKWATQSGPMLVIDGAIHPAFKQGSANVNIRNGVGILPDNKIVFAISKEEINFYDFAEYFKNLGCKNALYLDGFVSRMYLPEKNLSETDGSFGVIIGVSTF from the coding sequence ATGAAGCCGATCCGATTCACCAGCCTGGTGTTAACTATTCTTGTTATACTATCAGTCTCCCTTCGCACATATGCCCAAACCGATAAGATCATCAGTTACATTGTAGACACTAAAAAGCAGGACCTGCAATTGTACTGGAAGGATGGTAAAGGACAGATCATTCAAAACTTCGATAATTTAAAAAACTATGTAGCCAGCAAAAAAAAGAAGCTGGTATTTGCCATGAATGGCGGCATGTTTCAACCCGATTACACCCCTTGTGGCCTGTACATTCAACAGCAGCAAACTATAAGACCGCTGGTTACCGCATCGGGCAGTGGCAACTTCTTTCTTAAACCCAACGGCGTATTTTATATAAACAACAATAACACCGCAGCTATTTGCACCACACCCGATTTTTCCAATGACAAAAAGCAGGTGAAATGGGCTACCCAATCGGGCCCCATGCTGGTGATCGATGGCGCTATTCATCCTGCGTTTAAACAAGGATCGGCTAATGTAAATATCAGGAACGGTGTAGGTATTCTTCCAGATAATAAAATAGTATTTGCCATCTCGAAAGAGGAAATCAATTTTTACGATTTTGCGGAATACTTTAAGAACCTGGGGTGTAAAAACGCTTTGTACCTGGATGGTTTTGTATCCCGTATGTATTTACCTGAAAAGAATTTATCAGAAACCGATGGTTCGTTTGGCGTAATAATAGGCGTATCAACATTTTAG